The Niabella beijingensis genomic interval AGTACCTAAGTATTCCCTACCGCATCTGTATGTTGCTGAATCTGCTGATCCATTATGAGCTTAAGGATTTTGAATACCTGGATTATGAAATGCAGTCCTATAAACGTATCTTCAAAAGTAATAAAGCACTCTCGCTTACTGAGCAATTTATTTTTAAGACGATCCGGATCAACCCCTCGCTGAACAGGGATTGGAAAAATCAGCAACTCTGGAAAACAAAACTCGCCGCTCAGGAAAAGAAGATCGCAAAAGACCGGTCCGAAGCGGTGTTCTTAAAATATTTTGATTTTGTCGGATGGGCCCGGGCCCGATTTATATCCGGGAAACAAATTGCGCAGTAGCACTGGTATCCGGTAATGATACCTGCTGCAAACATTCATGTTACTTTTACTCTTTTCAGCTATAGCTGTTTATTGAATACCGATGGCCCGTTTTACCTTCTCCTTCCGGTTCCTGGCCACCGGTATTTCGTGCCCGCCTTCAAGGAGCAGCCGGTCGCCATCAATTTTTATCCAGCTTTTAATAAAATGAATATTCACCAGATAGGACTGATGACACCTTGTAAATCCTTCAGCGCTTAGTAATGTCTCATATTCAAAAATGGGTTTTGATGAAGTATGTTTGCTGTTGTTCTTCATATAGAAAATCGTATAATTATTATCGGCCTTACAGAAAAGGATCTCCTCAGGACTGATAAAAAGCGTTTCCTTATTTCCGGGAATAGCCAGCCGCATTTGATTTTTACTATTCATGGAGCGGATCAGGTTTGTCAGCCGTTCATTTTGCATTTTTCTTTCCGCATACACCACCGCCCTGTCTACCGCGTTTATCAGTTCGTTTATAGCTACCGGCTTCAGCAGATAATCAATTGCCGCAAATTTTATCGCCTGAATGGCATACTGATCATATGCGGTCACAAAGATCACTTCAAAATCCGGCGTTGCGATACTTTTAAGCAGGTCAAATCCTCCCTTTTCCGGCATTTGTATGTCTAAAAATAACAGGGCGGGATTTATTGTTCTTATAAGGAGCAGGCCCTGCGCTGCATTCGTGGCAGTACCAGCTACATAAATCTTCGGGCAATACTTATTGAGCAAGATGGTTAAATTCTCGATGTTGCTCATCTCATCATCCACGATAACTGCGGGTATCATTTATAGCCAATTTTTAAATACTAATAGAATCGAAGTTCCTTCAATACTGCTTTCTATTTGCAAGCTGATCAGCGCTTCTCCATAATCACGATTGAGTAAGCGGATCCGTTTCCTGGACAGACCAAGCCCGTATCCTTCTTTAAAGCCGCCAGTCCCGAATCCGGGCCCATTATCTATTATTTCGATCATCATGATACCTCCATTTTTAACAATGCGCAGGTGCAATTTA includes:
- a CDS encoding LytR/AlgR family response regulator transcription factor; this translates as MIPAVIVDDEMSNIENLTILLNKYCPKIYVAGTATNAAQGLLLIRTINPALLFLDIQMPEKGGFDLLKSIATPDFEVIFVTAYDQYAIQAIKFAAIDYLLKPVAINELINAVDRAVVYAERKMQNERLTNLIRSMNSKNQMRLAIPGNKETLFISPEEILFCKADNNYTIFYMKNNSKHTSSKPIFEYETLLSAEGFTRCHQSYLVNIHFIKSWIKIDGDRLLLEGGHEIPVARNRKEKVKRAIGIQ